ggcggggtgcggcgacCAGTGGCGGCGCaagtgcggggcggcggcgggacgCGAGGAGGAGAGGGGGGTCAGCGGCGCTATTTAAGGGCGCCGGGGCGAGGTGGTGGCGTGGGCGAGGGGgcagaggaggcggcggcgcggcagacTCCGGGGAGGAGTCCCCGTCGGAGACGGCAGGGATGGCGGTGGcgggctgggccgcggcctggcgagatgctgggccggcccagtcgacGGGAGTTCTTTTTTAAAAAACATTTTTCCagataaataaataataaaaaccaaaataaataaaaatattatataggcatataatatatcaaaaatttcaaaaaaaggTTTTCCATtacgtgaacatttttctaacatcaaataaaatccacacaaatttagataaagcaaagagtgctactgttgcaataaaacccaataaaaatcattttaaaaataccaaaattaattaaaatttatttctctccaattttctaatgtggggaatcattttaccctaatttccatatattttatttttggagaaaaataatttgaataaaatccaaataactccaaattgaaaataatttcaaagggactttaaatttgattctttgaaacttccaactcatatttcatatgttttgaagaagtcattttatcttctctcatgaaaatcattgagttgcataaagtttctgaattgaaaaaatatttccaaataaaattcaaatcttttcaaaaccctttttatttatttaaatggaagaagttatgtcatcttctctccagggttttgtatttaaaagaatttgaattcaagtagatcataaagcaaagatgaaagtttgggaaagtccttttattccctctcatttaactttcaaaagtttcaaatttcactcaacttcacacaatCGATCAAGCAATCAATCataactatctatttattataataTTTCAAAATTTAGAATTTTAGGATGTTACAGTACTGACTGCAAGTTTGAAGATCAACTGAGACACATGGAGTTGACATCTCATTATTTCATATTCGCAAAGAAAGCAACCAAAGTGTGGACAGATTACAGAGGTCAAACTATTCCTTACATATGGAACTGAAGAACAAAGAATAAGTGAATTATTATTTATGCAGGTTTTTTTCTATACTTCATTTTTACTCAAAAAGAATGCGGCTCGCAGAAGCTCATCTATTACAACAGTTCAAGGGAGTCCATGTGTCAGGAAGCAATTTAATAATATGTCTGTACTACTAAGTTAAAGCATCGACTTCCCTTGAACTGCTGCAGATCCATTGAATGGTTGTTTAAGCAAATCAAGACGGAAACATTGGGCACTGTCTACATGGTAGGAACCAAAGTTTGGAGATCAACTCGGACACTTGGAGTTGACATCTCATTATCACAAGTGCTGAGCAAGAAATCAAACAAGTGTGAACAGAATGAGGAAGGAAGTATGTACAATACTTGCCCGCTTCAAGGTCGCCTACTTACGTGGGAAGTGGGAAGGAGACGCCGGGGGAGTGCTTGCTTGGCCTCCAATCTTCCGCCGAGGGAGATGGATCACATGACGCCCTCAGCAAATCATGGAAGAAGGTTCCAAACCACGACGAGGGGAGACACTTCAGACAGATGCTGAGAGAGACGCCATCTCAGGAGCACCGAGGGCAGAGTCCGCACCAAGGGTCGTGAAGCTATCCCCTCCCCTCCGTGCCAACTTGGCCAAGATTATGCATTTTGGGGCTCAACTTTGGTTCCCGCAAAGCACATTGTCCACGGGCGTGCACCGTCCTTGCCACCGGCAAAGCACATGCTATCCCAAGGAGCACGCGGCGACTGAACTGAAGACGCACCCAAGAGTTCACTCAAGATGGAAGGGCAGCGGTCCATGAGAGGAGCCAAGAGAACAAGCAGCTAACAGACTGAATAATTTTACCATGTACTGTACTGTGTATTCTCTTCCCATGTGTAAACTGTACGCCGTCTTCCCTCCTTTTCCTGGAGCTCTCAACATTTCAAGTCTCAAAAACAAGTTGCAAGACAGTAGACAATGCTGCAATATTCTTTCTGTGGTACATCAACAGAGCACATGTGTCAAGAACCAATTGGACAACAAGAGAGGTGCTAGTTTAGAGCATCCAAATATCTCGAGGGAGCCAGCAAGCAGTTTAACAAGGCATCTGTGCAGACTGTGCTAGGTTAAACCATTGACTTCACTTGAACTGTTTCTGATTTAGTAGTGTTGAATACTAGCTGCTTCATAAGTAAATCAGGACAGAACTATTGGATACTGGCTACATGGCGCATACGAACACAAGTTTGAAGATCAACTGAGACACATGGAGTTGACATCTCATTATTGCATATTCGCAACAACAACAAAAGACATCTCATTATTGCAAGTGTTGAGCAAGAAAGCAACCGGAGTGTGGACAGATTACAGAGGTCAAACTATCCCTTACATACGGAACTGAAGAACAAAGAATAAGTGAATTATTATTTATGAAGGAGTTTTTACCTAAGATAAGATACTTATTTCGAATCCTTCAATTTTTACTCAAAAAGAATGCGGCTCCTTCATTACGCCCTCTTATACAAACCGCCGAAGCTCATCGAAGCTCGTAGACGATGAactcttcctcctcttctccttCGAAGAATCAAGAACCATGAATGGAACAAATAATGGACAAGTTAAGCTCATCAGTGACGAACGCTTTCTCCTCTTCCCCTCAGAAGAACCAAGAACCAAGAATGGGAACAAATGGACGACGAAAAGCAAGTGGCCACCATCATGTGCACAAGATCCCATGCTCCGAAGAGGAGTAGGACACTGCCTCCTTCTTCCCGCCCACAAGCCTCAGGATGCCCTCAAACACCTCGACATCGCAGGGGATCCTCAGGGCGCCCTCATGCCGGAACCCGAACTCCTCCTCGGCCTCCCTGAGCAGCTCCTCGAACGCCCAGTGCCCGAGGTACTCCGTGGGGATGACGAACCTCCTCATCTCCTCCCCGACGCACACCGCAAAGAAGCCCCGCGGGACGCCGGCGCCACCGCCGTGCCTGCTGCCGGCCTTGGGCGCGAGCGCGAGCCGCTTCCACTTCCTGAGGAGCTGCTGCAGCCTCACGATGTCCCTGATCTTGTTGCTCGCCCTGCCTTGCTCCCCCATTGccagtgtgtgtgcgtgtgtgggtgtgggtgtgggTGGGTCTCTTGTCTcaggctgctgctgctgctgcctcctTAGCCTGGTGCAAAGACTTGTAAAGGGACTGACAATATATAGGGGGTTGGATTGGACGAGTGTTGAGTCGCGGGTTAGCGTGTTCAACGGGTTAGCTCTGATGTTCTAATCAATGGCTTGATACGAGCCTTTGTTTAAGCTTGGGAGCCAAGTTTTTATATGCTCTGCTCTTAGGATGATGATAAACTAATGCAAAGCGAGACAATGGGCCGGCACCACTAGTTTTTGGAGTTCTTTGCTATCTTCATCAGATTGATTACCTGTAACTACCATAGTAAGCAAATGTAGTGCATACTCTGAAGGACTCTACTCCCTTCTGCAGTGAAACCAGAAGCACTTACTTTTCTTCCACTTCACTGGCTCGACATGTGTTTGCACGGGAGAAGGTAAGCTCAGCACCATTGCTGCCCTAAAAAGGGGGAAAGAAAAGGTTACAAAGATAAACATATTATTTGGCTACTTGctgaagaaagtaaaacaagTATTAGCTACAGCTAGGAACTAGGGTATCATCGCTCATGTCATCTGATCAACTGCACTTGGTCCAGGTAAAGGCAAGGAATGTTCAGTGCGAAACCAATGAAAGATTCCTGACGTTTTGGACACGGCCACTGGATTTTATTCTATATTTGTGAAGAGGTTGTTCTTTCAATATCATGTCAGAAACCTGACCTCTCAAAGTGTGATCCAACTGATGGAAGATTCTCTCATCCCTGCTAATGATGAGCAATCAGCGCCCGCTCTGCTCCGCTTATCTGAGCAACCACCACCATGATTTGCCTCGACCTCATCATTGCTGCAAAGCCAAATAACAGTTCATGCATCGGAAAAGGACTGCTCTAGTCCTAGCTTTAGGTGGCAGCGCGAACTGCCCGTCTACTCTTGCAGGTTTTAGTGTTTGACTCTGAAACAAAAAGGTGCTTGCACAATGATATATTAACGGATTTGGATTGTTTACTCTGTTTTCTTTCTGGTAATCATTCATGGATTTGGGGGTTATTGTGTCGATGTCAGTGCTGAAGCTTCACAATATTCTGCAATTCCCATGTTCAGTTAGCTCCTGAAAGCACAGTTCTGTAGCGTCCACATTCACCTGAAAAAAGAGAGGGAGAAAAGGAGAGGCTTCTGAGTTTGAGATTTTGGGAACAAAACAGAACAATCTACGCTGTTGCTAATAGCGATGATATCGTGTTTCTAGAAGTAAACTAATAACAGCAGTTCTCTGCAAGACAGCAAGTTGGCTGAAATATGCATCAGTACAGCGAATTACCGCCGTATAATCAAAATATTTCCATTTAAAGGACCAAGAACTAAGGCAGATGACTCTTAAACCTCCAATTGCATACATCGCGTACCTTTAGTAGATATACTATGTATGAATCAGATGGCTCTCTCTTCTGGCCTGTATACCACAAAGTTGGAACCTCTTTCCGGTCATCAGGCACAGCACAGGACATCAGCCGCAATACCTGCATCTGAACTTGAGCAATTCTTTTGTTCTGTCCACGCATCTCAAGCGAGATGAAGATTGCTGTCAGAACCAGGGTCACATCTTAAAATAAGCATAGAAGTTCTGCCCCTGCAGCGCGGAAATTGTTGCACCAGATGCATAACTGAAGTAACTGTTGCTCCCCTTCTTTCTTAAGATAACATGTCATGCACATGGCAACTGAATACATGGCATCTGAGCAGATGGAAAGTACCAGAGATCAGGCTGCATATGGCTGCACATGCCATTGGTCACATAGCTGACACAAATCCCCCAGATCCGGCACAGAGTTCCTTGCTTGGCAAGTTGGCGTGGACTGTAGCACCGGCACATGCATGGAGATCACTTCCGTATTCTCAGAGATAATCACTAATAGCCTGAAAGATGAACAATGTTAATTCAAATTCTTCTAGCTAAAAAAATGGTTATAGTGTGACAGATTATTTATTCTGGAAGAAACTGAGTCACGGCAGAAACATATAGGATAAAATGTCTACAGTAGATGATAACAATCACTTGCATAATATATTCTCACTACAGTAACTATGGATTTAGCTTTTACTAAAGGTAATATCACCAATATACTGACATAAGTAAGAGGATAAAAAGGGACCTTGCATTATCTACCTTGTCTGACAGAACCGAAATATGTAAATGAAATTTTAAACAATATACATGGTCACTTTCTGCAGTCAGACCTACCAAATCTATGCAACCAACCAATCAGGAAACTTTATGGTCCGaaacatgcacacacacacaatgaTTACATTGATAGGGACGACACACTGTCCATCAAAACTTTGTAAAGAGGACAATTTTGATTTAGCTTCATCCATTCagatattttttttctttctctgtGGCTTACAATAGTTCCAGTTAGACAGCTGTGCCTGTACTCCATAGTCCTTGCAATGACATAAAAATATCATGTGTCAAGATAAAGCTATAGTGCTGTACTGACACCTTGATAACAAGATAAATGATGAAGTATGAGACTCAGAGGAACTGAAGTATCTCACAGATAGTGATACAGCATAATCATCAAAGGGTGGTATTCATGAGGAAGTATCTTTGGATTGAATAACATAACATTCAGGAGAGTGCAAACAATTCATTGCAGTCACATGAGACAACTCAGGGCAGTGTTGGATTTGCCATGTGTCCAGTTTCAACTGTGTTATCAGATAAAAGCACATAGAGAATTTCAATGTCAATACTCAATAGCGGCCACTTGGATCTCCTTTAATATCCATATATGCTTATTTGCTGGCGCAGAAAAAAAAATTAATGCGATAAATGAAGCTAAAGAGTAGAACTAACTAGGATGAGTTTCTTTAAGCTGGGAAGATGGACAGGGCAAAAGTGTCTCACTGCCATTGAAAACAAGATAAATGATATAGTATGAGCTATGGATTGCAACATTAAACTCGGAGGAATTGAAGTGTCTTATGGATAGTGATACAGTTGTAATCATCGAAGGGTCATATTCATGACTCATGACTCATGAGAAGTATTTTGGATTGAATACTATAATAAATTGAGGATACAACATTCATTATAATCTCAGAGGAGACCCCCCAGGACATTGTTGTTTAGGAAGTGATTTGTCATGTGGCAAGTTTGAACTGAGTTATTATCAGATAAAAAGCACATACAGCAGTCGAATGGAAGCAATCTATGTCAAAAGCAGCTTCTTGGATATCCTGTTATATTCCATATGTTATAAAGGAAGCTGAAGAAGATTTATTAAGGTGGACAGAATTAAGGTAACAAAGTTAACTTGGATGAGTTTCTTTAGGCTGGGAAGATGGACAGGGTGAAAGTGTCTCACTGCCATTGAAAACAGAACAGTATATTGGTACTCCCTcggtaaagaaatataagagtgtttagatcactactttaatTGGTAAGAGATTTAAGGTACAAACAATTCAGGTGGGGCTGCCTGAACAATCATGATAGAGCTCTCCAGTGTGATTGGCATTTCCACATGTATACTATTTTTTGGAAGGAATACTTATGGTAAGATGACAAAGCCAGAGCACAAAAACTATGCAGCAAACTTAATCAATCACATGGAGTGCCTTTTTTCCAGCTTTCTTAAGGTAGAAGTCATACGGTAAAAGCAGAGGATGCACAATTGTTAACTGTCGGAAGCAAGAAGCACCACAATGATATTTCCAGTCCAGAAATTGTTAACTGTCCGAAGCAAGAAGCACCACAATGATATTTCCAGTCCAGAATGTCTCAGATTACCAATACTATACAACTAAAAACTGGTAACAAGATTGACTGTAAACAAATATGAAGAAGTTGAGCAAGTGTTGCAAAATTGTCATATTATTCTAGCCACCAAGCAGAAGGCGAACAAATATCAGATGATCTTTTTGCAGTGTACTTTCACCAGCAAGAATGAACTAGAAATATCGACACCTCAAACTTCTTAGATAGACAACATTCTAGCACAAGCATAGTTGCACATACATTGTCAGGAAGACAGACAGAGCTAGTACATTGGGTCCAT
The sequence above is a segment of the Aegilops tauschii subsp. strangulata cultivar AL8/78 chromosome 6, Aet v6.0, whole genome shotgun sequence genome. Coding sequences within it:
- the LOC109781933 gene encoding protein SMALL AUXIN UP-REGULATED RNA 12; amino-acid sequence: MGEQGRASNKIRDIVRLQQLLRKWKRLALAPKAGSRHGGGAGVPRGFFAVCVGEEMRRFVIPTEYLGHWAFEELLREAEEEFGFRHEGALRIPCDVEVFEGILRLVGGKKEAVSYSSSEHGILCT